Part of the Anaeromicrobium sediminis genome, AGAATCTACACAAGCTGGATGTGCTAAAACTTTATTTTCAGATACAAGGGCAGCTGCAACATATTGAGGAATCATAAGACCATCATTGAGACCTCCATTTTTTACTAAAAATGCAGGTAATCCACTTAAGGCTGGATTAACTAGTCTTTCAACTCTTCTTTCGCATACATTTGCTAATTCTGCAACTGCAATTTTTAAAATGTCAAATGCCACTGCCATCGGCTGGCCATGGAAATTACCACCTGAAATTACATCTTTATCGTCAGCAAAAATCAATGGATTATCTGTAGCAGAATTAAGCTCTATATTCACTTTTTTAATTACATAATCAATGGCATCTTTACTTGCTCCATGTATTTGAGGAATGCATCTTAATGTATATGCATCTTGTACTCTTATTTCACCTTGTCTACTTGTTGATTTACTTCCATTTAATAACCTTAACATATTTTTTGCACAATCTATTTGTCCTTCATGTGGTCTTACTTCTTGTACTCTTGGGTCATATGCATCTATAATTCCATTAAGTGCTTCTATTGTCATTGCAGCACTAATATCTGCAAGTTTGGCAGCCATTTTTGCATCATAAGCTGCTAATGCCCCTACTGCAGTTAATACACAAGTACCATTAATCAAAGCTAATCCTTCTTTAGATATTAGCTCTACTGTTTCAATTCCAGCTTCATTCATTGCTTCTGCTGATGGTATTCGTTTTCCCTTATAGAATGCCTCTCCATCTCCAAGCATAGTTAAAACTATATGGGCAAGGGGACATAAATCTCCACTAGCTCCAACAGAGCCTTTTTCAGGAACAACTGGATGAACACCTTTATTTAACATTTCGATTAATACATTCAATGTACTTAATCGTATACCAGAAAACCCCTTTGCCAATGCATTGATTCTAAGTAACATAGCAGCTCTTACAGTTTCTTCAGCATATGGTTTTCCTACACCACAACAATCACTTAAAATTAGATTTCTTTGTAATGTCTTTGTATCTTTTTTTGATATTATTACATCACTAAATTTACCAAACCCTGTAGTAATTCCATAGATTACCTTTCCTTCTTCTACAAATTGGTCAACTGCAGCTCTCGATTTATTTACTTTCTTTACAGATTCTTCTGTAAGTTCAACTTTATAGTTTTCTCTTGACACCTTTACAAGTTCTTCTAGTGTCAAGCTATTACCATCAAGATATATTGT contains:
- the hutH gene encoding histidine ammonia-lyase, whose translation is MKTIYLDGNSLTLEELVKVSRENYKVELTEESVKKVNKSRAAVDQFVEEGKVIYGITTGFGKFSDVIISKKDTKTLQRNLILSDCCGVGKPYAEETVRAAMLLRINALAKGFSGIRLSTLNVLIEMLNKGVHPVVPEKGSVGASGDLCPLAHIVLTMLGDGEAFYKGKRIPSAEAMNEAGIETVELISKEGLALINGTCVLTAVGALAAYDAKMAAKLADISAAMTIEALNGIIDAYDPRVQEVRPHEGQIDCAKNMLRLLNGSKSTSRQGEIRVQDAYTLRCIPQIHGASKDAIDYVIKKVNIELNSATDNPLIFADDKDVISGGNFHGQPMAVAFDILKIAVAELANVCERRVERLVNPALSGLPAFLVKNGGLNDGLMIPQYVAAALVSENKVLAHPACVDSIPTCANQEDHVSMGSISARQSREILDNVMNVLGIELMTAAQAIEFGAKEKLGEGTKVAYDKVREHVEAVENDRVFYTDMHECYKLVASHAVVKAVEENLGELK